In Romboutsia lituseburensis, a genomic segment contains:
- a CDS encoding aspartate-semialdehyde dehydrogenase, with amino-acid sequence MKKINVALIGATGMVGRTFLKILEERQFPIANFFPFASPEDAGTVITFNGKNYYVEALSENVFNRDIQIALFCAGGDVSAKYAPIAASKGVVVVDNSSHFRMDPDVPLVVPEVNPEAVKNHKGIIANPNCSTIQAMVPLKPLHDKYKLKRVIYSTYQAVSGSGVKGVKDLEEGVHGKQNNFYPHPIAYNCLPHIDDFTENGYTKEELKMINETMKIFNDYNIKVTATTVRVPVRNCHSESINVEFEKPFELQELVTELKNTKGVVVVDNPNNNEYPTAIDCDGKDETFVGRIRRDFSIENGINMWVVADNIRKGAATNAVQIAELLLTYNLV; translated from the coding sequence ATGAAAAAAATAAACGTAGCTTTAATTGGTGCTACTGGCATGGTAGGAAGAACATTTTTAAAAATACTAGAAGAAAGACAATTCCCTATAGCTAACTTTTTCCCATTTGCTTCACCTGAAGACGCAGGTACTGTTATTACATTTAATGGTAAAAACTACTACGTTGAAGCTTTAAGTGAAAATGTTTTTAACAGAGATATACAAATAGCTTTATTCTGTGCAGGTGGAGATGTAAGTGCTAAATATGCTCCTATAGCTGCATCTAAAGGTGTTGTAGTTGTTGACAATTCTAGTCATTTCAGAATGGATCCCGATGTTCCATTAGTAGTTCCTGAGGTTAATCCTGAAGCTGTAAAAAATCATAAAGGTATAATAGCTAATCCTAATTGCTCAACTATACAGGCTATGGTTCCATTAAAACCTCTTCATGATAAATATAAATTAAAAAGAGTAATTTACTCAACTTATCAAGCTGTTTCTGGATCTGGAGTTAAGGGTGTGAAAGATTTAGAAGAGGGTGTGCATGGTAAACAAAATAACTTCTACCCTCATCCAATCGCTTACAACTGCTTACCTCATATAGATGATTTTACTGAGAATGGATATACAAAAGAAGAACTAAAAATGATTAACGAAACTATGAAAATATTTAACGATTATAATATAAAAGTTACTGCTACTACAGTAAGGGTACCTGTTAGAAATTGCCATAGTGAATCTATAAATGTTGAATTTGAAAAACCTTTTGAATTACAAGAATTAGTGACTGAATTAAAAAATACTAAAGGTGTAGTTGTAGTTGATAATCCTAACAATAATGAATATCCTACTGCTATAGATTGTGATGGAAAAGATGAAACATTTGTTGGAAGAATAAGAAGAGACTTTAGTATAGAAAATGGAATTAATATGTGGGTTGTAGCTGATAACATAAGAAAAGGTGCTGCTACTAACGCTGTTCAAATAGCTGAATTATTATTAACTTATAATTTAGTGTAA
- a CDS encoding amidohydrolase produces MGIESELKSTVYNHRKTLNCIAEKGREEFKTSEYIRNYLDSLDISYKKCLGTGTVGILKGKIGKRTIAFRADIDGLPTDQGVKHLCGHDGHTSILLGLMEFLHRHKESLNDNIVFIFQPAEEGPGGAEELLKLGVFDEYKVDEVYGLHMYPEIKSGYIGLKSGYFMAQIGDFDIDIIAKSGHGAMPQNGIDGIIIAANLVNNLQTIVSRNVSPIDNAVLSIGKIDGGVRRNIIAENVNLQGTIRTFNPHTYEYMKKRVREICAGIEISYNCKVNVEIRDDYPAVNNDKDLTNEFIEAIGKENIIELNPLMISEDFSYYQQKVPGLFFMLGCRDEKQGYVDSLHNINFNFDEKVLINGIETYINLLKYKGSID; encoded by the coding sequence ATGGGGATAGAAAGTGAACTAAAGTCAACGGTATATAACCATAGAAAAACTTTAAATTGTATAGCAGAAAAGGGAAGAGAAGAATTTAAGACATCAGAATATATAAGAAATTATTTAGATAGTTTAGATATATCATATAAAAAATGTTTAGGAACGGGAACAGTTGGAATATTAAAAGGAAAAATAGGTAAAAGGACTATAGCATTTAGAGCAGACATAGACGGTCTTCCAACTGATCAAGGAGTTAAGCATTTGTGTGGACATGATGGACATACTAGTATTTTGTTAGGACTTATGGAGTTTTTACATAGACATAAGGAAAGTTTAAATGATAATATCGTGTTTATATTTCAACCAGCAGAAGAAGGACCAGGGGGAGCAGAAGAATTATTAAAATTAGGTGTATTTGATGAGTATAAAGTAGATGAAGTTTATGGATTACATATGTACCCAGAGATTAAAAGTGGATACATAGGATTAAAATCAGGGTATTTTATGGCTCAAATAGGTGATTTTGATATAGATATAATAGCTAAAAGTGGACATGGTGCAATGCCTCAAAATGGAATAGACGGGATTATTATAGCTGCTAATTTAGTAAATAATTTACAAACAATTGTGTCCAGGAATGTAAGTCCTATTGATAATGCTGTACTTAGTATTGGAAAAATAGATGGGGGAGTTAGAAGAAATATAATAGCTGAAAATGTAAATCTTCAAGGTACTATAAGAACATTTAATCCACACACTTATGAGTATATGAAAAAAAGAGTAAGAGAAATATGTGCGGGAATAGAGATTTCTTATAATTGCAAGGTAAATGTTGAGATAAGGGATGATTATCCAGCAGTTAATAATGATAAAGATTTAACTAATGAATTCATAGAAGCAATTGGAAAAGAAAATATTATTGAACTAAATCCATTGATGATATCTGAGGATTTTTCATATTATCAGCAAAAAGTGCCTGGACTATTTTTTATGCTAGGTTGTAGAGATGAAAAACAAGGATATGTTGATAGTCTCCATAATATAAACTTTAATTTTGATGAGAAAGTTCTTATAAATGGGATAGAGACATATATTAACTTATTAAAATATAAAGGCTCAATAGACTAG
- a CDS encoding alpha/beta-type small acid-soluble spore protein → MNNDLLNKPGKKSKAKSTKKKILTDNDIMKYEIASELGLLDKVTEQGWAGLTAKEAGRIGGILTSRKKQQKKMMEETKKDDGAV, encoded by the coding sequence ATGAATAATGATCTTTTAAATAAACCAGGTAAAAAAAGTAAAGCAAAAAGTACAAAAAAGAAAATATTGACAGATAATGATATAATGAAATATGAGATAGCATCAGAACTTGGGCTGTTAGACAAGGTAACAGAACAAGGATGGGCTGGACTTACAGCTAAAGAAGCTGGAAGGATTGGTGGGATACTTACATCACGAAAAAAACAACAGAAAAAGATGATGGAGGAAACAAAAAAGGACGATGGAGCAGTATAG
- a CDS encoding class I SAM-dependent DNA methyltransferase has protein sequence MEQYSDFAFIYDELMNDVDYNGWIKYIEEIIEKENVKVQNILELACGTGNLTIPLTKKNYDIAGIDISDQMLNVAREKAEKEGVELVLLQQDIAELDFDVTNLDCILCACDGFNYITYDDDLENVFAKSHELLKDGGLFIFDISSHYKLATILGNNMHGENREDISYLWQNYFDDEQNLIEMELAFFVKDANGKFDKFEEVHQQRAYTEDEIIESLQISGFTDIKVYGDFKFEKPKKDSERIFFVCKK, from the coding sequence ATGGAGCAGTATAGCGATTTTGCATTCATTTATGATGAACTTATGAATGATGTTGATTATAATGGATGGATTAAATATATAGAAGAAATAATTGAAAAAGAAAATGTTAAAGTACAAAATATATTAGAACTAGCTTGTGGAACAGGTAACTTAACAATACCTTTAACTAAGAAAAATTATGATATAGCAGGTATTGATATATCAGATCAAATGCTTAATGTGGCTAGAGAAAAAGCTGAAAAAGAAGGTGTTGAGTTAGTATTACTTCAACAAGATATAGCTGAGTTAGATTTTGATGTTACAAATTTAGACTGTATATTATGTGCATGTGATGGGTTTAACTATATAACTTATGATGACGATTTAGAAAATGTGTTTGCAAAGTCTCATGAGTTATTAAAAGATGGTGGATTATTTATATTTGATATAAGTTCACATTATAAATTAGCTACTATACTTGGAAACAACATGCATGGTGAAAATAGAGAAGATATATCTTATTTATGGCAAAATTATTTTGATGATGAGCAAAACTTAATAGAAATGGAATTAGCATTCTTTGTTAAAGATGCAAATGGAAAATTTGATAAGTTTGAAGAAGTTCATCAACAAAGAGCATATACTGAAGATGAAATAATAGAAAGCTTACAAATCTCAGGATTTACAGATATAAAAGTCTATGGCGACTTTAAATTTGAAAAACCTAAAAAAGATAGTGAAAGAATATTCTTTGTATGTAAAAAATAA
- the hslO gene encoding Hsp33 family molecular chaperone HslO → MKDYVIRATAGDGQVRAFVATTTNMVEEARRLHDTTKVATAALGRTITATSMMGLMMKNEGDKITVIIKGGGPIGSILATSNSKGIVKGYVENPYVEVPDYENGKLNVAAAVGTNGVVKVTKDLGLREPYNGAYPIVSGEIAEDLTHYFALSEQTPSIVALGVLTTGLHVEHAGGLIVQLMPDATEETISQLEQNISKLPSITTMMSEGKTPEEILSIVLDGLNPRILDKIEVGFECECSKERVKKVLIAIGKYELQAIIDEQQEAEIGCQFCSSKYKYTEEELREILNEM, encoded by the coding sequence ATGAAAGATTACGTAATAAGAGCAACTGCTGGCGATGGACAAGTTAGAGCCTTCGTCGCAACTACGACTAATATGGTAGAAGAAGCTAGAAGATTACATGATACTACAAAGGTTGCAACAGCAGCTCTAGGTAGAACTATAACAGCTACATCTATGATGGGTTTAATGATGAAAAATGAAGGTGATAAGATCACTGTTATCATAAAAGGTGGAGGACCGATAGGTTCTATACTTGCTACTTCAAATTCAAAAGGAATAGTTAAAGGATATGTTGAAAATCCATACGTAGAAGTTCCTGACTATGAAAATGGTAAATTAAACGTTGCAGCAGCTGTAGGTACAAATGGTGTTGTAAAGGTAACTAAAGATTTAGGTCTTAGAGAACCTTACAATGGAGCGTATCCTATAGTAAGTGGAGAAATAGCAGAAGATTTAACTCACTATTTTGCACTATCAGAGCAAACTCCATCAATAGTTGCATTAGGTGTACTTACTACAGGGTTACATGTAGAACATGCTGGTGGTCTTATAGTACAATTAATGCCAGATGCAACAGAAGAAACTATATCTCAATTAGAACAAAATATATCTAAATTACCATCTATAACTACTATGATGAGTGAAGGAAAAACACCAGAAGAGATATTAAGTATAGTTCTAGATGGGCTAAATCCTAGAATATTAGACAAGATAGAAGTAGGATTTGAATGTGAATGTTCAAAAGAAAGAGTAAAGAAAGTTTTAATAGCTATAGGTAAGTATGAATTACAAGCTATAATAGATGAACAACAAGAAGCTGAAATCGGATGTCAGTTCTGCAGCTCTAAATATAAGTATACAGAAGAAGAACTTAGAGAAATCTTAAACGAGATGTAA
- the rpoN gene encoding RNA polymerase factor sigma-54, translating to MNFNNSLELTQSQKLVMTTALKQSLSILNMNKLEIEEEIKKQAEENPLIEVEKTSDINWEEYIKHIEKSNRFDKNEINYNSDNDINLENMIKYSSNIYENLHFQISLYKLDNKEMEICKYIIDSLDEDGYFRCEEKEILKKLNIDETLFETCLLNIQQLEPSGVGARNLSECLKIQMNNLGIQNEILEEIIANDLQLIANNKYKEISKKYKIQLQECVNLISIIKTLDPKPGLSCNAEKSVYVQPDVIVEKIDDEFIVYNNKSDSCKIKINNFYKEILKSAQSDESAKEFIKQKLNSATELIKNMDSRANTILKIAQEIVKLQEEFFKYGIRYLKPMRMKDIAQKLDFHESTISRGVNGKYMLTPFGMFEFKYFFSSSLESEDYDGISSTSIKKLIQDKIKNENKNKPLSDEKISKLLKQEGINVARRTVAKYREELGILSSNKRKEY from the coding sequence ATGAATTTTAATAACAGTTTAGAGCTGACACAATCTCAAAAACTAGTAATGACAACTGCATTAAAACAATCGCTATCGATACTTAATATGAATAAATTAGAAATAGAAGAAGAAATAAAAAAACAAGCAGAAGAAAATCCATTAATAGAAGTAGAAAAAACAAGTGATATAAACTGGGAAGAATATATAAAACATATTGAAAAGTCTAATAGATTTGATAAAAATGAAATAAATTATAACTCAGATAATGATATAAATTTAGAAAATATGATTAAGTATTCATCAAATATATATGAAAATTTACACTTTCAAATAAGTTTATATAAATTAGATAATAAGGAAATGGAAATTTGTAAATATATAATAGATAGTTTAGATGAAGATGGTTATTTTAGATGCGAAGAAAAAGAGATTCTAAAAAAGTTGAATATAGATGAAACTTTATTTGAAACATGCTTATTAAATATACAACAACTTGAACCTAGCGGAGTAGGTGCGAGAAATTTATCAGAATGTTTAAAAATTCAAATGAATAATTTAGGCATTCAAAATGAGATATTAGAAGAAATTATTGCAAATGATTTACAACTTATAGCTAATAATAAATATAAAGAAATAAGTAAGAAATATAAAATTCAATTGCAAGAATGTGTTAACTTAATTAGCATAATAAAAACATTGGATCCAAAACCTGGATTAAGCTGTAATGCTGAAAAAAGTGTTTATGTACAGCCTGATGTAATTGTAGAGAAGATAGATGATGAATTTATAGTATATAATAATAAAAGTGACAGTTGTAAAATAAAAATAAATAATTTTTATAAGGAAATATTAAAAAGTGCACAATCAGATGAGAGTGCAAAGGAATTTATAAAACAAAAATTAAATTCAGCAACAGAATTAATAAAAAATATGGATAGTAGAGCTAACACTATATTAAAAATAGCTCAAGAAATTGTTAAATTACAAGAGGAATTCTTTAAATATGGAATAAGATATTTAAAGCCAATGAGAATGAAAGATATAGCTCAAAAATTGGACTTCCATGAATCGACAATTAGTAGAGGTGTAAATGGAAAATATATGCTAACTCCTTTTGGTATGTTTGAATTTAAATATTTCTTTAGTAGTTCATTAGAAAGTGAAGATTATGACGGGATTTCTAGTACTAGCATAAAAAAATTAATACAGGATAAAATAAAGAACGAAAATAAAAATAAACCATTAAGTGATGAAAAAATATCTAAATTGCTGAAACAAGAAGGAATTAATGTCGCAAGGAGAACGGTTGCAAAATATAGAGAAGAATTAGGAATTTTATCGTCGAATAAGAGAAAAGAGTACTAG
- a CDS encoding sugar-binding transcriptional regulator, which translates to MKNLLKIQQKLIPQVIEVMERRYSILRQISLSEPIGRRTLSNVLGISERVVRSETEFLKEQSLIDVAVSGMTMTQEGLELLDELKDMMNDIMGLSTLQEKVKEKLGIKKVLLVPGSYDNNPSLIKDVARLGSEYFLSILKDGDIVSITGGSTMLEFSNAIKTEKKYENATIVPARGSMGKDVEIQSNNVVATTSKKLSSNYKLLHIPDELGTAAMKTLTQEPQIKSTLDMIEKTDVLVFGIGIAAEMATRRRLPEEKVEEIVKKGAIGEAFGHYFNENGEIVCKLNTVGIHLDTFKNVKENIAIFAGTKKADALIAMTKINKNIVLITDEESANRILELV; encoded by the coding sequence ATGAAAAACTTATTAAAAATACAGCAAAAGTTAATTCCACAAGTTATAGAGGTTATGGAAAGAAGATACTCTATTCTAAGACAAATATCTTTAAGCGAGCCGATAGGTAGAAGAACATTATCAAATGTTCTAGGAATTAGCGAAAGAGTAGTAAGGTCAGAAACTGAATTCCTAAAAGAACAAAGTCTTATAGACGTAGCAGTATCGGGAATGACCATGACTCAAGAAGGATTAGAGCTTTTAGACGAACTTAAAGATATGATGAATGACATCATGGGATTATCGACACTACAAGAAAAGGTAAAAGAAAAGCTAGGAATCAAAAAAGTTTTACTAGTACCAGGTAGCTATGATAATAATCCAAGCTTAATAAAAGATGTAGCTAGACTTGGATCAGAGTACTTCTTAAGCATCCTAAAGGATGGAGATATAGTTTCTATAACTGGTGGAAGTACAATGTTAGAATTTTCAAATGCTATAAAGACTGAAAAGAAATATGAAAACGCTACAATAGTTCCTGCTAGAGGAAGTATGGGTAAAGATGTGGAAATTCAGTCAAATAATGTAGTAGCAACAACAAGCAAAAAGCTTAGCTCAAATTATAAGTTGTTACATATACCTGATGAGTTAGGTACAGCAGCAATGAAAACACTTACTCAAGAACCTCAAATAAAAAGTACATTAGACATGATTGAAAAAACTGATGTGTTAGTTTTTGGGATAGGGATAGCAGCTGAGATGGCTACTAGAAGAAGACTTCCTGAAGAAAAAGTTGAAGAGATAGTTAAAAAAGGCGCAATAGGTGAAGCCTTTGGACATTACTTCAATGAAAATGGTGAAATAGTTTGTAAGTTAAATACAGTAGGTATTCACTTAGACACATTTAAAAATGTAAAAGAAAACATTGCCATATTTGCAGGAACAAAAAAAGCAGATGCTTTAATAGCGATGACAAAGATTAATAAAAACATAGTGCTTATAACCGATGAGGAAAGCGCTAATAGAATATTAGAATTAGTATAA
- the gap gene encoding type I glyceraldehyde-3-phosphate dehydrogenase, whose product MVKVAINGFGRIGRLALRKLMEQTDKFEVVAINDLTDAKTLAHLFKYDSAQGRFNGEIEVKDGAFVVNGQEIKVTAERNPADLPWAELGVDIVLECTGFFTSQEKAGLHLEAGAKKVVISAPATGDLKTVVFNVNHDILDGSETVISGASCTTNCLAPMAKVLNDKFELQKGFMTTIHAYTNDQNTLDGPHAKGDLRRGRAAAASIVPNTTGAAKAIGLVIPELKGKLDGGAQRVPVITGSLTELVCTLAKKTTVEEINAAMKAASNESFGYTEEQLVSTDIIGIDFGSLFDATQTKVMEVNGEQLVKVVSWYDNEMSYTAQLIRTLGYFAGLAK is encoded by the coding sequence ATGGTTAAAGTTGCGATAAATGGATTTGGAAGAATAGGTAGATTAGCTTTAAGAAAATTAATGGAGCAAACTGATAAGTTTGAAGTAGTTGCAATAAACGACTTAACAGATGCTAAAACATTAGCTCACTTATTCAAGTATGACTCTGCTCAAGGTAGATTCAATGGTGAAATAGAAGTTAAAGACGGAGCTTTCGTTGTTAACGGACAAGAAATAAAAGTTACTGCTGAAAGAAACCCAGCTGACTTACCATGGGCTGAATTAGGGGTAGACATAGTATTAGAATGTACAGGATTCTTCACTTCTCAAGAGAAGGCTGGACTTCACTTAGAAGCTGGAGCTAAGAAAGTTGTTATATCAGCACCTGCTACAGGAGATTTAAAAACAGTAGTATTCAACGTAAACCATGATATATTAGATGGTTCTGAAACAGTTATATCAGGAGCTTCTTGTACAACTAACTGTTTAGCACCAATGGCTAAAGTATTAAATGATAAATTTGAATTACAAAAAGGATTCATGACTACTATACATGCTTACACTAATGATCAAAATACATTAGATGGACCTCATGCAAAAGGTGACTTAAGAAGAGGTAGAGCTGCTGCTGCAAGTATAGTTCCTAACACTACAGGAGCTGCAAAAGCTATAGGTTTAGTTATACCTGAATTAAAAGGTAAATTAGACGGAGGAGCTCAAAGAGTTCCAGTTATAACTGGTTCATTAACTGAATTAGTTTGTACATTAGCAAAGAAAACTACTGTAGAAGAAATAAATGCTGCTATGAAAGCTGCATCTAATGAATCATTTGGATACACTGAAGAGCAATTAGTATCTACTGATATAATAGGAATAGATTTCGGATCATTATTTGATGCAACTCAAACAAAAGTTATGGAAGTAAACGGAGAGCAATTAGTTAAAGTTGTTTCTTGGTACGATAACGAAATGTCTTACACTGCTCAATTAATAAGAACATTAGGATACTTTGCTGGATTAGCTAAGTAA
- a CDS encoding phosphoglycerate kinase, with protein sequence MSMLNKKTIEDINVCGKKVLVRCDFNVPLKDGVITDENRLNGALPTIKYLIEKGAKVILCSHLGKPKGEAKPELSLAPVAARLSQMLDKEVVFAADDNVVGENARVAVEKMENGDVVLLQNTRYRKEETKNEENFSKELASLAEIFVNDAFGTAHRAHCSTVGAGEFLEERVCGYLIQKELKFLGEAVATPVRPFTAILGGAKVSDKIAVIEQLLEKVDNLIIGGGMAYTFLKAQGYEIGTSLVEEDKVEYAKEMMDKAKAKGVNLLLPIDNAVADKFADVAAVITEDANIPAGHMGLDIGPKTIELYVKTVNESKTIVWNGPMGVFEFENFNQGTLAVAKAMAALTDATTVIGGGDSAAAVNQLGFGDKMTHVSTGGGASLEFLEGKELPGIVALDNK encoded by the coding sequence ATGTCAATGCTTAACAAAAAAACAATAGAAGATATAAACGTATGCGGAAAAAAAGTTTTAGTAAGATGTGATTTCAATGTTCCACTAAAAGATGGTGTTATAACAGATGAAAACAGATTAAACGGAGCTTTACCAACTATAAAATACTTAATAGAAAAAGGCGCAAAAGTTATATTATGTTCTCACTTAGGAAAGCCAAAAGGAGAAGCTAAGCCAGAGCTATCTTTAGCACCAGTTGCTGCTAGATTATCACAAATGTTAGACAAAGAGGTAGTGTTTGCTGCTGATGATAACGTTGTAGGGGAAAATGCAAGAGTAGCAGTAGAAAAAATGGAAAATGGTGATGTAGTATTACTACAAAACACTAGATACAGAAAAGAAGAAACTAAAAATGAGGAAAACTTCTCTAAAGAATTAGCTTCATTAGCTGAAATATTTGTAAATGATGCTTTCGGTACTGCACATAGAGCACATTGTTCTACAGTAGGTGCTGGTGAATTCTTAGAAGAAAGAGTTTGTGGATACTTAATACAAAAAGAATTAAAGTTCTTAGGAGAAGCAGTAGCAACTCCAGTAAGACCTTTTACTGCAATATTAGGGGGAGCAAAAGTATCGGATAAAATAGCTGTTATAGAGCAGTTATTAGAAAAAGTAGACAACCTAATAATAGGTGGAGGAATGGCTTATACATTCCTAAAAGCACAAGGATATGAAATAGGAACTTCATTAGTTGAAGAAGATAAAGTAGAATACGCTAAAGAAATGATGGATAAAGCAAAAGCTAAAGGTGTTAACTTATTATTACCAATAGATAACGCTGTTGCTGATAAATTTGCTGATGTAGCTGCAGTTATAACTGAAGATGCTAACATACCAGCAGGACATATGGGACTAGATATAGGACCTAAGACTATCGAATTATACGTAAAAACAGTAAATGAATCAAAAACAATAGTATGGAATGGACCAATGGGAGTATTCGAATTTGAAAACTTCAACCAAGGTACATTAGCTGTTGCTAAAGCTATGGCAGCATTAACTGATGCTACTACTGTAATAGGTGGTGGAGACTCAGCTGCAGCTGTTAACCAATTAGGATTCGGAGATAAAATGACTCACGTATCAACTGGTGGTGGAGCATCATTAGAATTCTTAGAAGGTAAAGAATTACCAGGAATAGTAGCTTTAGATAACAAATAA
- the tpiA gene encoding triose-phosphate isomerase: MRKPIIAGNWKMHKTIAEALEFVNEVKDKVNNDNVEAVICAPFTLLKDLKEATKGTNIKIGAQNMHYEENGAFTGEVSPLMLKEIDMDYVVIGHSERRQYFNETDETCNKKVLKALEVGIDPILCCGETLEQREAGETKAVCKVQVEKALENVAKEDLAKVVIAYEPIWAIGTGKTATSEDANDVIKYIREVVAGLYGELANEVRIQYGGSVKPANVAEIMGQSDIDGALVGGASLAASDYTQLVNY, encoded by the coding sequence ATGAGAAAACCTATAATAGCAGGAAACTGGAAAATGCACAAAACTATAGCAGAAGCTTTAGAATTTGTGAATGAAGTTAAAGATAAAGTAAATAATGATAATGTAGAAGCTGTAATATGTGCACCTTTCACATTATTAAAAGATTTAAAAGAAGCAACTAAGGGGACTAACATAAAGATAGGTGCTCAAAACATGCACTACGAAGAAAACGGAGCATTCACTGGTGAAGTATCTCCATTAATGCTTAAAGAAATAGATATGGACTATGTAGTAATAGGACATTCTGAAAGAAGACAATACTTCAATGAAACAGATGAAACTTGCAATAAAAAAGTTTTAAAAGCACTAGAAGTTGGAATAGATCCAATATTATGTTGTGGAGAAACTTTAGAGCAAAGAGAAGCAGGAGAAACTAAAGCAGTATGTAAAGTTCAAGTAGAAAAAGCTTTAGAAAACGTAGCTAAAGAAGATTTAGCTAAAGTTGTAATAGCTTATGAGCCAATATGGGCTATAGGAACTGGAAAAACTGCAACAAGTGAAGATGCTAACGATGTAATAAAATACATAAGAGAAGTTGTAGCTGGACTTTACGGTGAATTAGCTAACGAAGTTAGAATTCAATACGGTGGAAGTGTTAAGCCTGCAAACGTAGCAGAAATAATGGGACAAAGCGACATAGATGGAGCTTTAGTTGGTGGAGCTAGTTTAGCTGCTAGTGATTATACACAACTTGTTAATTACTAA